From the Bacillota bacterium genome, one window contains:
- the leuD gene encoding 3-isopropylmalate dehydratase small subunit, with protein sequence MQIKGRVWKFGANIDTDLIIPARYLNTTDPAELAAHCMEDADPDFARRVSPGDIVVAGKNFGCGSSREHAPIALKGAGVGCVIAASFARIFYRNAINIGLPILESSEAAAALEEGDLVAVDLASGMIKNLSRGGVYQAAPFPPFMQEIMRAGGLINYVRERMTKRA encoded by the coding sequence ATGCAGATTAAGGGGCGTGTTTGGAAATTCGGCGCCAACATCGATACGGATCTGATCATACCGGCGCGTTATTTAAATACGACCGACCCGGCAGAACTGGCGGCCCACTGCATGGAGGACGCCGACCCCGACTTTGCCCGGCGCGTCTCTCCGGGAGACATTGTGGTTGCGGGAAAGAATTTTGGGTGCGGCTCCTCCCGGGAGCATGCCCCCATCGCGCTGAAAGGGGCAGGGGTAGGCTGCGTCATCGCCGCCTCCTTTGCCCGGATTTTCTACCGCAACGCCATCAACATCGGACTTCCCATCCTGGAGTCTTCTGAGGCTGCAGCAGCCCTGGAAGAAGGGGATCTGGTTGCGGTGGATCTGGCCTCCGGCATGATTAAGAATCTTTCGCGGGGCGGGGTTTATCAGGCGGCTCCCTTCCCTCCCTTCATGCAGGAAATCATGCGGGCAGGTGGATTGATCAATTACGTGCGGGAAAGGATGACGAAACGTGCCTAA
- the leuC gene encoding 3-isopropylmalate dehydratase large subunit has product MGMTITEKILAAHAGKERVAPGELVNCRLDLVLANDITAPVAIKEFLKLGLDRVFDPARIALVPDHFTPNKDIKSAEQCREVREFARKFGIVHYFEVGRMGIEHCLLPEQGLALPGDLIIGADSHTCTYGALGAFATGVGSTDLAAGMALGECWFKVPESMKFIYHGKMLPWVTGKDLILYTIGDIGVDGALYRAMEFTGEAIEALSVEGRLTMCNMAVEAGAKNGIIAPDQKTLAYVRERAQRSFQIFASDPDAAYVEVREYQVEEIDLQVAFPHLPENARPVAEAAGIEIDQVVIGSCTNGRLEDLRIAARILKGRKVHPRLRLIVIPGTQEIYLSALREGLLEIFVQAGAVVSTPTCGPCLGGHMGILARGERALATTNRNFVGRMGHPESEVYLAGPAVAAASAVTGCISHPREVVANNAD; this is encoded by the coding sequence ATGGGAATGACCATTACCGAAAAGATCCTGGCGGCTCACGCCGGAAAGGAGCGGGTTGCTCCGGGGGAACTGGTCAACTGCCGCCTGGATCTTGTCCTTGCAAACGACATCACGGCGCCTGTTGCCATCAAGGAGTTTCTGAAACTGGGGCTTGACCGCGTTTTCGATCCCGCCCGGATCGCCCTGGTCCCGGACCATTTTACACCGAATAAGGATATCAAATCTGCCGAGCAGTGCCGGGAAGTGCGGGAGTTCGCACGGAAATTTGGAATCGTTCATTACTTTGAGGTAGGGCGCATGGGGATTGAGCACTGCCTTCTTCCCGAGCAGGGGCTCGCGCTCCCCGGCGACCTGATCATCGGAGCCGATTCCCATACCTGCACCTACGGGGCGCTGGGGGCTTTTGCAACAGGGGTCGGGAGCACTGATCTCGCCGCGGGAATGGCCCTGGGTGAATGCTGGTTTAAGGTGCCGGAGAGCATGAAGTTCATCTACCATGGAAAAATGCTCCCCTGGGTTACCGGAAAGGACCTGATTCTCTACACGATCGGGGACATCGGGGTTGACGGCGCCCTTTACCGGGCGATGGAATTTACCGGGGAGGCGATTGAAGCTCTTTCCGTCGAAGGGCGCCTGACCATGTGCAACATGGCCGTCGAGGCCGGAGCAAAAAACGGCATCATTGCTCCGGATCAAAAAACCCTTGCCTACGTGCGGGAGAGGGCCCAGCGTTCCTTCCAGATATTTGCCAGCGATCCCGATGCCGCCTACGTTGAGGTGCGGGAGTACCAGGTGGAGGAGATCGACCTTCAGGTTGCCTTTCCCCACCTTCCCGAAAATGCCCGGCCGGTTGCGGAGGCTGCAGGGATCGAAATCGACCAGGTGGTGATCGGCTCCTGCACGAACGGGCGGCTCGAGGATTTGCGAATCGCGGCGCGGATTCTCAAGGGAAGGAAGGTTCACCCGCGCCTGCGCCTGATCGTGATTCCGGGGACCCAGGAGATATATTTAAGCGCCCTCCGAGAGGGGCTGCTGGAAATTTTTGTTCAGGCCGGGGCGGTTGTGAGCACTCCCACCTGCGGCCCCTGTCTCGGCGGGCACATGGGGATCCTGGCGCGGGGCGAGAGGGCCCTTGCCACTACGAACAGGAATTTTGTGGGCCGGATGGGACACCCGGAGAGCGAGGTTTACCTTGCAGGGCCTGCCGTTGCCGCAGCCTCGGCGGTAACCGGCTGTATTTCACACCCGAGGGAGGTTGTGGCGAACAATGCAGATTAA
- a CDS encoding 2-isopropylmalate synthase, with protein sequence MSERIYIFDTTLRDGEQSPGVSLNLHEKLEIARQLAKLNVDVIEAGFPIASPGDFAAVQAVAREVQGPVIAGLARANRTDIDRAWEALKEAERPRIHTFIATSDIHLQYKLQKSREEVLNLAVAAVKHAKGYTEDVEFSAEDAFRSDLSFLCEVIQAVIEAGATVVNIPDTVGYATPYEFGDFIAQIRARVPGTDRVILSVHCHNDLGLAVANSLAAIRNGAQQVECAVNGLGERAGNAALEEIVMALYTRRAYYQKETNIRYDEIYRTSRLVSTLTGMPVQPNKAVVGKNAFLHASGIHQDGVLQARATYEIMNPELVGFPKANIVLGKLSGRHALRERLAELGYILSDEELEKAFQRFKNLADRKKDITDRDLEAIVKNEIKVAPELYQLAYLHVSSGTTVVPTATVGLKRNGIVREEAACGDGPVDAAFKAVDKITGINNLSLADYSLSAITGGKDALGEVVVRVEYGGKTFIGRGLSTDIIEASVKAYLNAVNKVICEVGEDAAFFSAATNQDGE encoded by the coding sequence TTGTCAGAGCGGATTTACATCTTTGATACAACGCTCCGGGACGGCGAACAGTCTCCCGGGGTGAGCCTGAACCTGCACGAAAAACTGGAGATCGCCCGCCAGCTTGCAAAGCTAAACGTAGACGTGATTGAAGCAGGGTTTCCCATTGCTTCACCGGGTGACTTTGCGGCGGTCCAGGCGGTTGCCAGGGAGGTGCAGGGCCCCGTCATCGCAGGCCTTGCCCGCGCCAACCGGACCGACATCGACCGGGCCTGGGAGGCTCTGAAAGAGGCGGAGAGGCCCCGGATCCACACCTTCATCGCCACCTCCGACATCCATCTCCAGTACAAGCTGCAGAAGAGCAGGGAAGAAGTCCTGAACCTTGCGGTGGCTGCGGTGAAGCATGCCAAGGGCTACACCGAGGATGTGGAGTTTTCCGCCGAGGATGCTTTTCGCAGCGATCTCAGTTTTTTGTGCGAGGTAATCCAGGCCGTAATCGAAGCCGGGGCAACGGTTGTCAACATCCCTGATACCGTAGGGTACGCCACTCCCTACGAATTTGGGGATTTTATTGCCCAGATCCGGGCGCGCGTGCCCGGCACCGACCGGGTGATTTTAAGCGTCCACTGCCACAACGACCTGGGGCTGGCGGTTGCAAATTCCCTGGCTGCGATCCGGAACGGAGCCCAGCAGGTGGAATGCGCGGTCAACGGCCTGGGGGAGCGGGCCGGGAATGCTGCCCTGGAAGAGATCGTGATGGCGCTTTATACCAGGCGCGCCTACTACCAGAAGGAGACGAACATCAGGTACGACGAAATTTACCGGACGAGCAGACTGGTCAGCACCCTGACCGGGATGCCCGTCCAGCCCAACAAGGCAGTTGTGGGGAAAAATGCTTTCCTCCACGCCTCGGGAATCCACCAGGATGGTGTTTTGCAGGCGCGCGCAACTTATGAAATTATGAATCCCGAATTGGTCGGGTTTCCCAAGGCCAACATCGTTTTGGGGAAGCTCTCGGGGCGCCACGCCCTCAGGGAGCGCCTGGCAGAACTGGGATATATCCTTTCTGACGAGGAACTGGAAAAAGCCTTCCAGCGTTTTAAAAACCTGGCGGACCGCAAAAAGGATATTACCGACCGGGATCTGGAAGCAATTGTGAAAAATGAGATTAAGGTTGCTCCGGAGCTGTACCAGCTTGCCTACCTCCATGTCTCGAGCGGCACGACGGTTGTTCCCACGGCGACGGTGGGCTTGAAGCGGAACGGGATCGTCAGGGAGGAGGCGGCCTGCGGGGACGGGCCGGTGGACGCGGCCTTTAAGGCTGTTGATAAAATAACCGGAATCAACAACCTCTCTCTGGCCGATTACTCCCTGAGCGCAATTACAGGAGGCAAAGATGCTCTGGGCGAGGTTGTGGTCCGGGTGGAGTACGGAGGGAAGACCTTCATTGGGCGGGGTTTGAGCACCGACATCATCGAAGCAAGTGTAAAAGCTTATTTGAACGCCGTAAACAAGGTGATTTGCGAAGTGGGGGAAGATGCAGCTTTCTTTTCCGCCGCAACAAATCAGGATGGGGAATAG